tggttaacaaatcataagcaaaagaaagataaaaccatgacaaaacgatctatcgcctcctaagagatcgagtatggatttgctctcaggtctggataagcaatcccaatgacttgactacacctagatggaggatttgaaatgataatgatatgcaaagatgagattgattatgctagattgatccaagagactaattaggctaatgatatgcatgattaagctatgatgatgatacaattaagctaaaaaagagattgattaagctacatgattcaacaattatgctagaaaatgatcaaattaaactagatctaagatgcaaattACTTAAAACAACAATGCTCAACTGGCATGCTAAGAGATATATGCCtgtagtaacaatgcataagatgaaaatgatattggatccttattgctccaaaatgggggatatttataggatttccaaggccaggggtgaggtggcaggaatcaacggtcaagattgagtctgaagatatcaagggtgaaattggcagaggttggagaagaggttggaggaagacacacttgtcatctctgtggtgacaagtgtcaaggagctttgctcataaaagggcaagtgtccaagagaggagacatgtggccaaagtgccttgtgtctcaagaagaaaatatccacaccataggaggttaggataaggaggttaggatgtgcaagataggatagggttagttaaacccaaggttaggtggaatgggttaggttagagggatggttaggttaagtggttagaagttaggaggcatgtgggtaatttgaatttaaaaattcaaatactaattaattctcaacaactcataaattgatttgttttaattaattaggggattagaagaattgatataaagtggggggaagattaattaatcaaaggggactattgaaatgaacctattaaataaatccttagatttattaataagtagatgaaaggaagaatttaatcaaattgcctaatgaattcaattaaattaggaagggggattaattaaataattgcttatttaattaaatatcttcagaccatttttaggtgtatacaatttgtTTTGACCCTTCTTAGAAAAAGTTTAttaaaataagaatggaaccactAGTATATTTTTCGAGTAGAGGAGAAAATGATTAAAAATGACAAAATCTACCATCACCAAATGAGATAAAGAAACTACATAAAACCAAAGAAGCATATTATTATTAAGTATTGGCCAATGCCTTGATTTTTAAATGTGGGCCTACTAATAGTGCATCCGAAGGATTCTAAGGTACCTAAATTTCCTAGTTATCTTTAGCAAggcaaataataaaagaaaaaggaaaattagTAAATTACTTTCCTTATTGCTGGGAAGAAAATTATCTTCTATTTTAAGACATGGTGTAACTGCATTGTATTGTTATGTTTATTTTAAAACTTtgacataaaatattaatttagttTGAAGGTGAAGTTTGTTTCATCAAGTAATTTTTTAAATGATGCATTGGCCATTAAAAGCTTGACATGCATCAACACTACATGGATATACCCCCACCAATTATGTGGAATGTATTGCTTCCTTCCATATTGCATACACCATTCTTGTGTGGATGTGTGAAAGATTAGTTTTAGTCCTTGGAAGCTCAATTAAATATATTCATATTTAATGAATTCCCAACAAGTGTAATTCATCTGACACTGAATTATAAAGTCAAAATTTAAGTAATTTGAGGTATTCTCATAGAAGAATGGCCTATCTGTTTATACACACAGTTGTATTTGTGCAATTTGTaactcaaatttgaatttttatagCTGCAATTACACTACACACGTATGAATCTGCTGCTCTTTTGTATTGCTATATTTCATCTGCCAGGAATAATTTGTCCAGATTTAATACCTCATATTCCAATCCAGTAAGTGAAACGTTAAGAAATTTTCTTTTAAAGATCTTATGCTTTCTCAAATAACTACCTTCACTACTAATTCAAATATAggatatcaatttttttttgttcaaaaTATTGGGACATGTGAATGTTGAAAGAATAACATTTCTTGTTCATTGTTTATAATGTGCTCTTTTAAGAGTGCACATTCTTGTTTGGGAATTCCCCATCTTCTAGTAGCTTAAATAGCAAGTCACATAAAATGGTGCTACAAAAAAGTTATAACACATGAACAAGTTTTGAGATAGTGATTGTGACAAGTTGCCTAGGGCCAAGACCCACTTAGGGCATTCTATTGGATGAATCCTTGACAATAAAAACAAGGTAAATTATAAATAGGTTGAATACTTGTTAGGAATGGAAACATATTGGATATTATTGGTATAAAAAATGATTTACCCTGGGATAAACTAATAAGATAACCATGTCACTGTCATTGAAGACTATGACACAATAATTTGTTGAAATCTTCTTGTAGGAACTCAACACTGTTGATCTATGAACAAACTTATCCTTGCATAGGTGCAAATACCATGCATGTAGGGGATAATTACAAATATGTATCATTTATCAATCATGATGTATGAGCTTTGAGTTAATATTTTGTGATATTGTAAGGCATGCTTTTTTCAAAATCTATGAAAATGAATTTTGAGAGCTTGCTTGCAGATTTGATACATTCTGGATCACACTCTGATGATCCAGAAATGTTGAAGCAAAAAGACTTAAACTCAAATCTAGAATCTCTCTAGATTCGACATCATATGCAGCTAAAGTTGCAAAGCTAGTCCCATCcctttattaatattaataaatagtATAGAAAATGTGCATTTTAGGTATGAAGTGAGAACCACCAAGAAATACTTGTAAATTTTTCCAACTCATTTTAATCAAATATTGCACTACACACCAATAAAACCTTATTTTGAAAAGGATGCAACTACTAAAGTCCAAAACTTTTCCCAATAAATTTATCAAGTTTTCATCATTGATCCATATGATGATAAGTTTAATAGAAAATCTATAAATGATATGGCAACCAAAAAATGTTAGAAAATTTAATTATGATACAATTATTTGCATAAATAGAAGGCATTACAGCTGGAAACTATCATAAGCTCTCATTCCAAAACCATTTTTTACAAATATAATAGACTGCAAAGTAAATGAGGCAAAATTTATGCTCTTTGGATTTCATTTGTCTAACCTAAATTTATATTGTATTCTTAAGAAAACTGAGCCCATATGAAGAATAACATACATATGCTataatcaagacaaataaataGCTGCATTAACACATCCAACAAACgcatatataaattaattaataattaacaagCCCCTATGGGAAAATACCTCCATAACCCTATAAGGAGAGTCtgatccttcctagatttgtttgGGCTTATGTCCAACTCAGTAGCAACATAGCTGCCAAAAACAATCGGAGAATAAAATTTCAGAAATGTCTTTAGCAGAAATGTATGTGAAAAACTTCCCACTAGGAAAATCTCATTTCACTTCTTTCCGAATGAGTTTTGTTAGAGTTTGTTGGTTTCACCGATTCTATCAGGTTTGCGCTTTGGTTTGGATGTCTCATGAGATTTTTGTTCATTGGTTTTTTCCCATGATCCCAAGTCAGGGGATTCTTCCCGTCTCTTGTCACATTCCACCCTGCACCCCATAGAAATCTGAAATAGCACGATATCTCAGTTCATATctaatataccaataatcaaacaTTTGAAAAGACACAAAATATAGATCATAAGAAATGTTTCAATTCTACATTAAATGATAATTGCTGCTAAATCCTTGCCTCTCCTCCTAGTTCAGTCTGGATGCATAGACCAATGCCCAACCAGAGAAGGGTCAAGATGGGAGCAACCAAGCACCTAAAACGATAGTTTTCAAGTCATGTAAGTGAGTTTTACTGTATTGTGAATtacttatatttataatttttgtttttctCTATATCATTTTAGTAGTCAATTAAGACGTAAAAGGTATTTTAGAATAGAAACTATAGTAGCTTAAAATACCATGCTCATTATCTTCAGATTGCTGATTTCATCGAGAGTAATTGTCATCTATCATTATGTTCAATTTGGACTTTAGAAATATCATATAGCTTGTTGTACCATaatttgcatatatgtatttttaATCTTTGTAATGAGTATAATACTTCATTTAATGTAATATTAAACATACATTTATATTTTGTCTCTAATTTCCTATCATCATATGATCCCTTGAACCTCTTATGAATGCAAGtgctaattattttaatttttaattgtattCTATATTCATCATATTTAATTTCTTGATAAAATTTAAATtgataaatacatttcaaaaataCTATTATAATCTAGATATCATTTTCTAAAcaaatttctttaataatattataattaataaagATTTTAGTCAAAATGTTTATATATAAAGAATTATAATTCAATACCATATTCTTATTAAATGAGTaatacaaaatatatatttaataaaagatACTGATATCATCCTCAAACATAAATTAAATTCCTACCTCTCAGAGCCAAACCTCTCTCCACTTCCATTGCCCATCTTCCTCTTCGTTCATTAGCTGATATAATGAAGGCAGGTCTTGAAAGGTCCTCTATTCTGAGCCACTCGGAACGTTGTGTGAAGACAACTATCAATACCCATGTACCCTCATCTATCCCCATCGAGGATATTGTAGTAGTCTCTTCATCTTCCCCAGAAATCATTTGTTCACAACACTCTAAATCAGTATTCATTTGTAAAGAAACAATAGAATTTATAACATAGTAGAGCATAATGGCATTGCCATTTTATTGAAGTGGCAAATAATTGAATTAATAGAATTAGGATGAATTTGatgttataaatataattaaatacaaaaattaaattaaaaataatatttcattaaattttaatGATGAGAAATTGTTGTCTAATGTCAAAAaattttttttcactattttgtattATTGGATGACTGAAACAAAGCTTTCTAATTCAAAAATTTCATTTTTAATAAGTTAGGTATACATCCACATCTATGTAATTTGAGTGCCAATTAATTTGTCaaagtgttatatattttattgatttcattgTTAATAAGTTAGGTATACATCCACATATATGTTAATTGGAGTACCAATTAAGTTGTCAAAGTGATAGATTTTATTGGATTATATCATTTCATTGGATTTTATTGATGAAAAAGTGTTATAGATTTCAACTTGCTAATCTAAGTGGTTGCATGATGACTAACAATATTTACAAACAACTTGTAAAATTCAAAACATTGGGCTCATTCAACATACATTTAACCACACTTTATCCACATGCACATATTTTTATGCATTTGAACATATACCATGCATTTAAAATACATGTTCATGTACCTATATCCTGAtttgattattttcttgtcttgAGTCATTTGGATAGACGTGTGGTCAACATAATTGTAAAAGAATTATACacttattttgttaattatatgctTCCAAAGGCATATACCCTTGACAATTAAGATTTTGATGTACACAAGCCTATTTGCCTTAATCTTGTGACTAGGTGATGAACTAGCTATGTAAAAGACCTCTTTCACACTAATAGCAACATATATGGTTCTAAAACTATGCTAGTGAAATCTATTACACTGTTAAtacttaaattcataatttttgTGGTTGTTTATAATGTTTAACATGTTGAAGAACTAGAAGGGTACTCTACAATAGAGACTACATTAACTTAGAGTACCATTTTCATTACTTTCAGATTGTGATTTCATCTACAATAATGTCATCCGTCATTATGTTTAATTTGGACCTTAGAAATACCACCTAGCTTGTGCAATTGAAGTTGTAACATAGTATTTCAATTGATTTGCATATATGTTATTTTTATATTTGCAATGAACACAGTACTTCATTTAATGTAATAttgaaatatatttaaattttacctTTAATTTTCTACCATTGTATCCTTGAACCTTTTTATGGGTACAAGTgcaatttattattaatttttcacTTTTATTCTAAATTCATTATATTTAGTAGTCATTGATGAGGCTCACTTTGATCAATATGACTAAGTTACATTATTTTTAACAAAATTTCTAAGGTTTGTAGAAAAGGATGTTcgattttaaattaattatttttaaaacttctttgttttatttataaattaattttgcTTTTTCATAATATCTCAAAAACTTAAAAGGTTTATTCTTTTTTGTTCATAAGAGGTGGGATCTCTTGAGTTATTATTCATGAAGCATGGGTCATTGAGTTTAACTCGAAAACTATATAATTGAATCCTAAAAGAAATATCATAAAATCTAGATATCATTCTCTAAACAAAATTCTttgatataatttatttattaaaaattaagaTAAGATATTTGTATATAAAGAATTCTAATTTTTCTACATTATTCttcttaaataaataataaaagatatatataaatgaatttcTATTCCACAACTTGGATTTTAAAAGAGACTTACATTTACTATTCTTAAAGATGTACAAAAATATGATATGCTTTTGTATTTGTTAAAAAAACACAAAACGTTCTTTATTAAAAGTACAAAGCTACTTTTTATCCTTTTAAAGCATATTCATATTATATTTACAAGTAATTAAAATCACCACTATAAATACAGACATCTCATTTTTTCGTGTAAACCACCAGCTACCATTAGCATACACTCATCCAGGATTGCATTgactataacaaaagattgaatttgAATTGTCAATCAATTATTCGTGGACACTTAGCATGAAACTTTACCGACACCTTCACAATCTCTTATTGATCCCGCTAGGCTCCTATTCACAGTGCTAAAATGTCACTGTAGTTTGAAGATTCTTACAAACATCTCATGCCTGTAATCTATGGATATCCTTCAATATATCAAATGGCAAAATGCCTGCACTAGGCTTTGCTCTTCCCCAGTCACAGCCAAACCTCTCTCCACTTCCACTGCCCATCTTCCTCTTCTCTTATCAGCTGATAGACGGAATGCACGTCTTGAAAGGTCCTCTTCTGCATTGAGAAGCTGGGAACGTTGTGTGAAGACACCTATCAATGCCCATGTACCCTCATCTATCCCCATAGAAGATATGTAACCAATCTCTCCATCTTCTCCAGAAATTGTTTTTTCACACCACtgtaaatcaatatttatttgtgAAGAATCAACAGAATTTATAACATAGCAGAGCATAATGGCATTGCGATTAGAAAACCGGTTGCGCAGCAATTCGGGTTTGTACCAAACATCCTTGTAAGAGAAGGAGTCGACGACTGAGAGATTCGGAGACAGCCCAAGTTTGAAGGAGTCTAAAAGTGAGGATGCATCAGAGACCGCCGGGACACATATTATGATTTCATCTGGCCATTTCTGCAAGTTACTTGGACAAGATTCAGTCAAATGCACGATTACATGAAGATAATTAAAACTATTTTACTCCTACAAAATATTACATTACCTTTAACGTTTGAATACAGCTTGCAATAGCTGATCCCTTGTTTGCTCTCATATCCAGCGTCCTCAATTTCACCATCTGCTCCAAACTTTCTATGCCCGGTACCTCCCAGCAGGTGTGTAGTCTCAATGTTTCCAATCTTGTGCAATATTTTAACCCTTCAATTTTCTCAATTCGGTCGCAATCTCGTACTTCATAATCTCTGAGAGAAATGAGTCGTGCAAATCTTGGAAGCACATCCAATTTTGGACACGACTTTATAACTAACCTTCCAAGTTTTACTGGTAATGCTTCAATCTCATTTAAATGATAATTATGGGCAATGTCTAGTAGCTCAAGGTGAGGACAACGGTCCTCAGAAATTGAAATGCTGTACAGTTCTGTACGCTGAAGAAACAACCGCTTCAGGTTGGTCATTGTAGAAGGTAAAGAAGCCGTCTCAAAATCTAATTGGCTGATTGGGCACTCTGTTATACCTAGACACTCTAACAGATTAAGGCCTCCCACAGAGAACGGTAAACATTTCAGCTTTGGACATTGACAAATTGCAAGATTAGTCAAAAAGAACAAATCTCCAAGAGAGGGTGGTAAATATTCCAGGTTGGGACAATTCATAATTGAAAGATCAGTTGAGGATAAATTTCCAAGAGAATTAGGCAAGGATTTTAGTATGGAACCTTTTGCATAAGGGAAACATCCTATCTTCATCTTTTGCAGCCTCCTTAGTCCACCAATTTGAACTGGAAGCTCCCTTAACCTTGTCATACCAGATAAATTGAGCTCCTTCAACGACACCTGGTTTGTGATGTTATCAGGCAACTCTTCCACTCGCTCACACTCATAAAGTCTCAAAAACTCCAGCTCTGTAATGTTTTGGAAATCATCTGGCATGAGTATGAGTTGTCTACACCCGTCTAAATTGAGATATTGCAGGAGCGCCAAGTTCTTAAAAGTAATTGGCAATCTTCTCAAGTTACAGCAATCTCTCAACTCGAGATACCGCAGATTTGTCAAATTGCCGAAACTGATGGGTAGTGATGACATTTGACAATGGGGCAAGACGAGGTGCTCCAATGATCGCAAATGGCAAAATTCTGCTGGCAGAGTCTCGACATTATTTTCACCATTGATTACTATCCTTTTCAACTCACTGAGACACCCTATTGAATTTGGAAAGCTTTGGAATTTGTGGCAATGAGAAATATCCAACTCTCTTAACTGTACCGGAGCCTGCATCACATTTCCAACGAGACAAACATAAAAACAGActacatttttttaaataaattgaaaCAGAGATTTAATAGAGCAGAAATAGAAGACTACTTACATCGCTCTCAGCCTCCCACAGCTCTTCTAAGTGATGTTCCCCTTCATAGTGTTCGTAGAATTGTAAAACCCTCAAATTTTTCCATGAAAGTCCTGCCACAGGATTTCTCTGCCCAATATCCCACCAGCGAAGCCAGAGCAGCTCTCTTGATATTTCGTTGATCACTTGATTAAAACTATCTCCTCTAATCACCAAAAGCTTTAGTCCAGCTAAATATGGTGTGAGCAACAAAATTTCTCCACTTATATTAGGCTCTAGTACCACCTGTAAGCAGGCAGCAACCATGAAACTCAAACAATATGAGTGGCGaatataaaaaatatgaaatatttggACAAACTACATGATGCAAAAGACCTTTACTTGAACAATTAAAATAGTACAAAAATACATACTCTATATGACCACCGCTCTTCTATTCGATATGGGACAAGCTTAATTCCTCGAATGACATTTTTTTTCTGATAATAAAGATAAGAAATTCAGACTCGTTAAGAACTGGAAAAACACCAATGGCTGTTCAAGCACATACTGAGTAAATACGTAAGATGTTAAGTCGATCAAATTGCAAAAACAGGTCTAGTGAGGCTACGTTTTCAAACAGCTGTTTAACACGTAATTCAATAATCTTACTAGATGCAAACTGAtagttttcctttcctttgtttcttaaaacaataaaCGAAATTGTTAGCCTCACCTCTGTTTGTTTGTCAAATTTAGTAATCTGTTGGGATAACC
The nucleotide sequence above comes from Cryptomeria japonica chromosome 11, Sugi_1.0, whole genome shotgun sequence. Encoded proteins:
- the LOC131037617 gene encoding disease resistance protein RPV1 — translated: MERSSFVFDIREAKRVLQEKQIELLKDLGVNETFNNVEQGKAILARHLRSFKVLIIMDDVDHADQLDALIPIKERLGRGSLIIVTTREYEVLKISGISSIYKMKALNPCNAEQLFCWHAFLQPSPHDGFEVLVKRFLEACHGLPLSIKVFGAQLYQNFSKQYWESLLHKISRILPEDIKEKLKISYNALDHEEKEAFLDIACFFIGENKSLAIEVWDGSGWNGLHIWERLLNKCLVELDDYNCIRMHDHLRDLGKEIGSQHSPCRLWLSQQITKFDKQTEKKNVIRGIKLVPYRIEERWSYRVVLEPNISGEILLLTPYLAGLKLLVIRGDSFNQVINEISRELLWLRWWDIGQRNPVAGLSWKNLRVLQFYEHYEGEHHLEELWEAESDAPVQLRELDISHCHKFQSFPNSIGCLSELKRIVINGENNVETLPAEFCHLRSLEHLVLPHCQMSSLPISFGNLTNLRYLELRDCCNLRRLPITFKNLALLQYLNLDGCRQLILMPDDFQNITELEFLRLYECERVEELPDNITNQVSLKELNLSGMTRLRELPVQIGGLRRLQKMKIGCFPYAKGSILKSLPNSLGNLSSTDLSIMNCPNLEYLPPSLGDLFFLTNLAICQCPKLKCLPFSVGGLNLLECLGITECPISQLDFETASLPSTMTNLKRLFLQRTELYSISISEDRCPHLELLDIAHNYHLNEIEALPVKLGRLVIKSCPKLDVLPRFARLISLRDYEVRDCDRIEKIEGLKYCTRLETLRLHTCWEVPGIESLEQMVKLRTLDMRANKGSAIASCIQTLKKWPDEIIICVPAVSDASSLLDSFKLGLSPNLSVVDSFSYKDVWYKPELLRNRFSNRNAIMLCYVINSVDSSQINIDLQWCEKTISGEDGEIGYISSMGIDEGTWALIGVFTQRSQLLNAEEDLSRRAFRLSADKRRGRWAVEVERGLAVTGEEQSLVQAFCHLIY